A window of the Parabacteroides merdae ATCC 43184 genome harbors these coding sequences:
- a CDS encoding 6-bladed beta-propeller, with the protein MKKRITIGTLTLLSLMGMFGCKQQETVEALMTLDVKADYPEKEWVVQDFLDVEYIPLETNDEFITQGSVKAIGKRFVLVTNLLNDGNIFVFDRKTGKAVRKINRKGQGAEEYAFINGIILDEEKDEMFVNSASNKKIFVYDLQGNFKRSFQHAEGAQYLDVFDYDADNLICYDMSASYKDGQKRDKEFYHALISKQDGSVTRAIPLPFDIIKAPFVQKGDMVAVASVRSITPDQGNWLLADTSSDTVYRYIPGKDKLIPFIVKKPAENPDMFLTMGVNTGRYCFMQTIGKEFNFEKGRGFPTTDLMYDSREKVVFKPIVLNADYTTRKRVDLISRLGNEEVAAYEILSADRLVEAYGKGELKGGLKEIAAGLDEESNPVLMLVKHKR; encoded by the coding sequence ATGAAAAAAAGAATAACGATTGGGACGCTTACCCTCTTATCTCTCATGGGAATGTTCGGCTGTAAGCAGCAGGAAACGGTCGAGGCACTTATGACTCTTGATGTAAAAGCCGATTATCCGGAAAAGGAATGGGTTGTTCAAGACTTTTTGGATGTGGAATACATCCCGTTGGAAACGAACGACGAGTTTATCACCCAAGGCAGTGTCAAGGCGATAGGAAAGCGGTTCGTGCTGGTGACGAATCTGCTCAACGATGGCAATATCTTCGTTTTTGACAGAAAAACAGGCAAGGCGGTCAGGAAAATCAATCGGAAGGGACAGGGAGCCGAGGAGTATGCTTTTATCAACGGGATCATCCTGGATGAGGAAAAAGACGAGATGTTTGTCAATAGTGCTTCGAACAAGAAGATATTCGTCTATGACTTGCAAGGAAATTTCAAGCGGAGTTTCCAGCATGCCGAGGGCGCGCAGTATCTGGATGTGTTCGATTATGACGCCGACAATCTGATCTGCTACGATATGTCTGCTTCTTATAAGGACGGGCAGAAAAGGGATAAGGAGTTTTACCATGCACTCATATCGAAGCAGGACGGAAGTGTCACCCGGGCAATTCCGCTTCCTTTTGACATAATCAAGGCTCCGTTTGTTCAAAAGGGGGATATGGTTGCTGTCGCTTCCGTTCGCTCTATCACGCCTGACCAGGGAAACTGGCTGCTTGCCGATACCTCTTCCGATACGGTGTATCGCTATATTCCCGGAAAAGACAAATTAATCCCGTTCATCGTAAAAAAGCCGGCGGAAAATCCGGATATGTTCCTTACGATGGGGGTGAACACTGGTCGTTATTGTTTCATGCAAACCATTGGAAAAGAGTTTAATTTTGAAAAAGGAAGGGGTTTCCCGACTACGGATTTGATGTACGACAGCCGTGAAAAGGTTGTATTCAAGCCGATAGTACTCAATGCTGATTATACGACCCGGAAAAGGGTGGACTTGATATCCCGTCTCGGAAACGAGGAAGTGGCCGCCTATGAGATTCTTTCTGCCGACCGGCTGGTCGAGGCCTATGGGAAAGGTGAGTTGAAAGGCGGGTTGAAAGAGATTGCGGCCGGTTTGGACGAAGAGTCGAATCCCGTGTTGATGTTGGTCAAGCATAAGAGATAG
- a CDS encoding NAD(P)/FAD-dependent oxidoreductase yields the protein MMKHELEDQLKAFEKKGIDRRHFFKLMAMAGLLTAASTQKAKAFSSKAKGKIVIIGGGAAGISMAARLKSWLDKPDITLIDPSDRQFYQPGFTLIASGVYQPDDVWRKQEDCIPNDIKWIKDSVAAVDPVWNQVTTKNNGKIAYDFLVLTPGIQINWEKVEGITQATLGQGNAHSIYDFEGAQKTWKAIQEFSKTGGRGIYTDTYTKHKCGGAPKKICLLTEHYTRKQGTRETVDLNFYTASKELYDVPFFTPRLLEIYKERNIPINLNVRVKGVDTAAKQVHFEKIETVGDQKVYTPFVEDYDFLHFTPPMSAPDFVREAGLGWTEGKLAADAWVMVDKETLVHKTYPNIVSLGDVAGIPTSKTSAAIRKQVPIAAKNLISLMEGKEPAEKYDGYAACPIVTDYGHVLLCEFNYKKEAQNSFPFTLLDTSKEQWAAWLLKVYFLKPMYFYGMLNGWA from the coding sequence ATGATGAAACACGAACTGGAAGATCAATTAAAGGCGTTCGAGAAGAAAGGTATCGACCGCCGCCACTTTTTCAAACTGATGGCAATGGCCGGTTTACTGACTGCTGCAAGTACCCAAAAGGCAAAAGCATTTTCAAGCAAAGCCAAAGGTAAAATTGTAATTATCGGCGGAGGTGCTGCCGGTATCAGTATGGCTGCCCGTTTAAAGAGTTGGCTGGACAAGCCGGATATCACTTTGATCGATCCCAGTGACCGTCAGTTTTATCAGCCGGGGTTCACCTTAATCGCATCGGGTGTATATCAACCGGATGACGTCTGGAGAAAGCAGGAGGACTGCATACCCAATGACATCAAATGGATTAAAGATTCTGTTGCTGCCGTCGATCCCGTATGGAATCAGGTAACGACCAAAAATAACGGAAAGATCGCCTACGACTTCCTGGTCCTGACTCCCGGAATCCAAATCAACTGGGAAAAGGTAGAAGGTATCACGCAAGCGACACTTGGACAAGGGAACGCCCACAGCATCTATGATTTCGAAGGTGCACAAAAGACTTGGAAAGCCATACAGGAATTCTCCAAGACGGGTGGACGTGGAATCTACACTGATACTTATACCAAGCACAAATGCGGAGGTGCTCCCAAGAAAATCTGTTTGTTGACAGAACACTATACCCGCAAACAGGGTACACGCGAAACGGTGGATCTGAATTTTTACACAGCATCCAAAGAGCTGTATGATGTCCCGTTTTTCACTCCCCGCTTGTTGGAAATCTACAAAGAGCGTAACATTCCTATCAACCTGAATGTACGAGTGAAAGGTGTGGATACGGCTGCCAAGCAGGTTCATTTCGAGAAGATCGAAACAGTGGGCGATCAGAAAGTCTACACTCCGTTTGTAGAAGATTATGATTTCCTGCATTTCACACCGCCGATGTCGGCCCCCGATTTTGTAAGAGAAGCCGGACTGGGCTGGACGGAAGGTAAACTGGCTGCCGATGCCTGGGTTATGGTAGACAAAGAGACACTGGTACACAAAACATATCCGAATATCGTTTCCCTAGGAGACGTAGCCGGAATCCCGACCAGCAAAACATCCGCTGCAATCCGCAAGCAAGTGCCGATCGCAGCCAAGAACCTGATCTCGCTGATGGAAGGCAAAGAACCGGCAGAGAAATACGACGGATATGCCGCCTGCCCGATCGTGACGGACTACGGGCATGTTCTCTTGTGTGAGTTCAACTATAAGAAAGAGGCGCAAAACTCGTTCCCGTTCACGTTGCTGGACACATCGAAAGAGCAATGGGCCGCATGGCTGTTGAAGGTTTATTTCCTGAAACCCATGTATTTCTACGGAATGTTGAACGGTTGGGCATGA
- a CDS encoding transcriptional regulator, with the protein MYRLLTILISFLFTAHAMRASVAIPYVFVKNYTVDDYKASCQNWGFSLTPDGMLYVANNSGLLAFDGNTWKLYSLPGQEEVTGVTNYNDTIYTRNETMLGSWTYDKDGILRYHPLDTVPPEIRFTPPPVEIPFTLPKEIQDAQPSAFATNGTLFFIGTLTQGLYITDSDGTILQHLSLQNQLQDNIVRFICVQDNRQIWVALDNGLSQISFDPPITLLGKRSEIGKLVNAGLDGEELYIQTNLGYFKRSLGATSPFIAVSKAEAQPCFRIEKDPAPTVKKLFRDTEAVGVFADAEHVYPAGDNLYWLSIENEAGLFHVADGIGTLKCRLLFDNYNMNLVTRGKRIIPLNDSLVLVSAMQGTLLVNIRELIGNSLGSTPLKVSGLEYVDASGIHHLPINTQRISLPHNFQEFNVWAGTTIFTSNHQISYKIEGVSSDWSAWQHDGKITFLQLPEGRYELKVRKYVIKGPYPELTLPIEVRPPWYNTVWAWLVYITLVWFLVQAVLRYNLKNLHKEEQEKAEAERQAEQQQMQVIKNRMLEAELQNKNNELTLQTTALVKRNQAIQSLLEELEKQKETLGERYPNKLYIRMKTLMEETLNNQADWVLFESYFNSTHQNFMDRLRQRYSDLTTGDLRICCLLRMNLSTKEIASLMNVSVRAIELRRYRLRKRLELEGDTNLVDFLMNF; encoded by the coding sequence ATGTACAGACTGCTGACCATTCTCATTTCTTTTCTGTTCACGGCACATGCCATGCGCGCGTCAGTAGCCATTCCTTATGTATTTGTAAAAAACTATACGGTCGACGATTATAAAGCGAGCTGCCAGAACTGGGGCTTTTCGCTGACACCCGACGGTATGCTGTATGTCGCCAACAATTCCGGCCTGCTTGCTTTCGACGGCAACACATGGAAACTATATTCGCTGCCGGGACAGGAAGAGGTGACCGGCGTAACGAACTACAACGACACGATCTACACCCGCAACGAGACGATGTTGGGAAGCTGGACATACGACAAAGACGGAATCCTCCGCTACCACCCGCTGGACACGGTCCCGCCAGAAATCCGCTTCACTCCACCCCCTGTTGAAATACCTTTTACTTTACCGAAAGAAATACAGGATGCACAGCCGAGTGCCTTCGCTACCAACGGAACGCTCTTTTTCATCGGAACCCTCACACAAGGATTATATATCACAGACTCCGACGGTACGATCCTGCAACACCTGTCTTTACAGAACCAACTACAAGACAATATCGTCCGCTTTATCTGCGTACAGGACAACCGGCAAATCTGGGTGGCGCTCGACAACGGATTATCACAAATCTCTTTCGATCCTCCGATCACTTTGTTAGGAAAAAGAAGCGAGATCGGCAAACTGGTGAATGCCGGACTAGATGGCGAAGAGTTGTATATCCAAACCAACCTCGGCTATTTCAAGCGCTCATTGGGAGCCACAAGCCCTTTCATCGCCGTAAGCAAAGCCGAAGCGCAACCTTGCTTTAGGATCGAAAAAGACCCCGCTCCGACCGTTAAGAAATTATTTAGGGACACGGAAGCAGTGGGCGTATTTGCCGATGCCGAACATGTTTATCCGGCCGGTGACAACCTCTACTGGCTTTCCATCGAAAACGAAGCCGGACTGTTTCACGTAGCGGACGGCATCGGAACATTGAAATGCCGCCTGCTCTTCGACAATTACAATATGAACCTCGTGACGAGAGGCAAACGGATCATCCCTTTGAACGACTCCCTGGTCTTGGTCTCTGCCATGCAAGGGACTTTATTGGTCAATATCCGGGAACTGATCGGCAATAGCCTGGGCAGCACTCCCCTGAAAGTTTCGGGACTCGAATACGTCGATGCTTCCGGTATCCATCACTTGCCGATCAACACGCAACGCATTTCTCTCCCGCACAACTTCCAGGAGTTCAATGTCTGGGCAGGCACCACGATATTCACCTCCAACCACCAGATCAGCTACAAGATCGAAGGCGTATCTTCAGACTGGTCAGCCTGGCAACACGACGGGAAAATCACTTTCCTGCAATTGCCGGAAGGGAGGTATGAATTGAAAGTCCGCAAATACGTCATCAAGGGTCCCTATCCCGAACTCACACTGCCCATCGAAGTCCGCCCTCCCTGGTATAATACCGTATGGGCATGGCTGGTCTATATCACACTCGTCTGGTTTCTCGTACAGGCCGTGCTCCGCTACAACCTGAAGAACCTGCATAAGGAAGAACAGGAAAAAGCCGAAGCCGAACGGCAAGCCGAGCAACAGCAGATGCAGGTCATAAAAAACCGGATGCTCGAAGCCGAACTGCAAAACAAGAACAACGAACTGACACTTCAGACAACAGCCCTCGTCAAACGCAACCAGGCCATCCAAAGCCTGTTGGAAGAACTGGAAAAACAAAAAGAAACGCTAGGCGAACGTTATCCGAACAAACTCTACATCCGCATGAAGACGCTGATGGAAGAGACTTTGAACAACCAAGCGGACTGGGTACTGTTCGAAAGCTATTTCAACAGCACGCACCAAAATTTCATGGACCGCCTCAGACAGCGATACAGCGATCTCACGACAGGCGATCTCCGCATCTGTTGCTTGCTCCGCATGAATCTCTCCACAAAGGAAATAGCATCCCTCATGAACGTATCCGTACGGGCAATAGAGCTGCGCCGATACCGTCTAAGGAAGCGTTTGGAGCTGGAAGGAGATACGAATCTCGTCGATTTCCTAATGAATTTCTGA
- the carB gene encoding carbamoyl-phosphate synthase (glutamine-hydrolyzing) large subunit, whose product MSKSGIKKVIVLGSGALKIGQAGEFDYSGSQALKALKEEGISTVLLNPNIATIQTSEGVADKVYFLPITPYFVEEVIKKEQPDGILLAFGGQTALNCGTELYTSGTLAKYGVKVLGTSVEAIMYTEDRDLFVKKLDEIAVKTPVSHAVGNLEDAVKAAYEIGFPVMIRSAYALGGMGSGICKDEAELRTLAESAFAYSPQVLVEESLKGWKEIEFEVIRDKNDHCFTVVSMENVDPLGVHTGESIVVAPTCSLTDKELDLLKELSIKTIRHLGIVGECNIQYAFNSDTCDYRVIEVNARLSRSSALASKASGYPLAFVAAKLALGYSLDEIGEMGTPNSAYKAPEVDYMIVKIPRWDLTKFVGVSRQIGSSMKSVGEIMSIGKSFEEIMQKGLRMIGQGMHGFVGNNDVEFDNLDDALANPTDLRIFAVAKALEKGYTVDRIHELSKITPWFLEKLKNIVDYTKVLSAYDKIEDLPEDVLKEAKRLGFSDFQIARYVENPEGNMEKENIRVRNLRKKLGILPSVKRINTIASEHPELTNYLYMTYDGSQHDISYYPNDKSVVILGSGAYRIGSSVEFDWCSVNAAQTARKLGYKSIMINYNPETVSTDYDMCDRLYFDELSFERVLDVMDLELPKGVIVSVGGQIPNNLAMKLYRQNVPVLGTSPLSIDRAENRHKFSAMLDTLGIDQPRWAELTSMEEIDAFIAKVGFPILIRPSYVLSGAAMNVCHSKEQMIEFLNLAAKVSKEYPVVVSEFLQGAKEIEFDAVAMNGEVVEYAISEHIEFAGVHSGDATLVFPAQKIYFETARRIKKVSKMIAKELNISGPFNIQFLAKNNDVKVIECNLRASRSFPFVSKVLKRNFIETATRIMLDAPYTKPDKSAFDIDWIGVKASQFSFARLHKADPVLGVDMSSTGEVGCIGDDFNEALLSAMIAVGNRIPQKNVLVSSGAAKSKAELLEPCHMLAVKGYNIYGTAGTAKFLNENGISATAVCWPDEQGDLNIMDMFSKHVFELVVNIPKDHSKRELTNGYKIRRAAIDHNIPLITNARLASAFISAFCNMDEKDIQIKSWQEYK is encoded by the coding sequence ATGTCGAAAAGTGGTATCAAAAAGGTGATTGTTCTGGGCTCGGGTGCCCTGAAGATCGGACAAGCCGGAGAATTTGACTACTCTGGTTCACAAGCACTGAAGGCGCTGAAAGAAGAAGGAATCAGCACCGTATTGCTCAATCCGAACATTGCAACCATTCAAACATCAGAAGGGGTAGCCGACAAGGTGTATTTCCTGCCGATCACTCCTTACTTTGTTGAAGAAGTGATCAAAAAAGAACAACCGGACGGTATCCTGCTGGCTTTTGGCGGACAGACTGCTTTGAACTGCGGAACCGAACTGTATACCAGCGGAACACTGGCCAAATATGGTGTAAAGGTACTGGGAACTTCGGTCGAAGCGATCATGTACACGGAAGACCGCGACCTGTTTGTAAAGAAACTTGACGAGATAGCAGTAAAAACTCCGGTTAGCCACGCTGTCGGAAACCTGGAAGATGCCGTGAAGGCAGCCTACGAGATCGGCTTCCCGGTCATGATCCGTTCCGCATACGCATTGGGCGGTATGGGTAGCGGTATCTGCAAAGACGAGGCAGAACTGCGTACGCTGGCAGAAAGCGCTTTCGCCTATTCTCCCCAGGTGTTGGTGGAAGAATCGTTGAAAGGCTGGAAGGAAATTGAATTTGAAGTAATCCGCGATAAGAACGACCACTGCTTTACGGTTGTAAGCATGGAAAATGTAGACCCGTTAGGCGTACATACGGGCGAAAGTATCGTTGTCGCTCCTACCTGTTCACTGACAGACAAAGAACTGGACCTATTGAAAGAACTTTCAATCAAGACGATCCGCCATTTAGGTATCGTCGGCGAATGTAACATCCAGTACGCATTCAACTCCGATACTTGCGATTACCGTGTGATCGAAGTAAACGCCCGCCTAAGCCGTTCTTCCGCACTTGCATCCAAAGCGAGCGGTTATCCGCTGGCATTCGTGGCTGCCAAGCTGGCATTAGGTTACAGCCTTGACGAAATCGGTGAGATGGGAACTCCCAACTCCGCTTACAAAGCACCAGAAGTAGATTACATGATCGTAAAGATCCCGCGTTGGGACCTGACTAAGTTTGTCGGTGTAAGCCGCCAGATCGGTTCGAGCATGAAATCTGTCGGCGAGATTATGTCGATCGGCAAGAGCTTCGAGGAAATCATGCAGAAAGGTCTGCGTATGATCGGACAGGGCATGCACGGTTTCGTCGGCAACAACGACGTGGAATTCGATAACCTGGACGACGCGCTGGCCAACCCGACCGACCTCCGTATCTTCGCCGTGGCCAAAGCGCTTGAAAAAGGCTACACGGTAGACCGCATCCACGAACTGTCCAAGATCACTCCGTGGTTCCTGGAAAAACTGAAAAACATCGTAGACTATACGAAAGTATTGTCTGCTTACGATAAGATCGAAGACCTGCCTGAAGATGTGCTGAAGGAAGCAAAACGCCTGGGATTCTCCGACTTCCAGATTGCTCGTTATGTTGAAAACCCGGAAGGCAACATGGAAAAGGAAAATATCCGCGTGCGCAACCTGCGTAAGAAATTAGGTATCCTGCCGAGTGTAAAACGCATCAATACGATCGCATCGGAACATCCCGAACTGACGAACTACCTGTATATGACATACGACGGCAGCCAGCACGATATCTCTTACTATCCGAACGACAAGAGCGTCGTGATTCTGGGATCGGGCGCTTACCGCATCGGTTCTTCCGTTGAGTTCGACTGGTGTTCGGTGAATGCCGCACAGACAGCCCGCAAGTTAGGCTATAAATCCATCATGATCAACTATAACCCGGAAACGGTTTCCACCGATTATGACATGTGCGACCGTCTGTACTTCGACGAGCTTTCGTTCGAACGCGTGCTCGATGTCATGGACTTAGAACTGCCGAAGGGCGTAATCGTCTCCGTAGGTGGACAGATACCGAACAACCTGGCCATGAAACTGTACCGCCAGAACGTACCTGTATTGGGTACTTCACCACTGTCGATCGACCGTGCCGAAAACCGTCACAAATTCTCCGCAATGCTGGATACGTTAGGTATCGACCAGCCACGTTGGGCCGAGTTGACCAGCATGGAAGAGATCGACGCCTTTATCGCAAAGGTCGGTTTCCCAATCCTGATCCGTCCGTCTTACGTGCTTTCCGGCGCAGCCATGAACGTATGCCACAGTAAGGAGCAGATGATCGAATTCCTAAACTTGGCAGCCAAGGTTTCCAAAGAATATCCGGTAGTTGTTTCCGAATTCCTGCAAGGGGCGAAAGAGATAGAATTCGACGCGGTAGCCATGAATGGCGAAGTGGTCGAGTACGCCATCTCCGAACATATCGAGTTTGCCGGTGTCCATTCCGGTGACGCGACATTGGTATTCCCGGCACAGAAGATCTACTTCGAAACAGCCCGCCGTATCAAGAAGGTCAGCAAAATGATCGCCAAAGAGTTGAACATCAGCGGACCGTTCAACATCCAGTTCCTAGCCAAGAACAACGATGTGAAGGTTATCGAATGTAACCTGCGTGCATCCCGCAGTTTCCCGTTCGTATCAAAAGTCCTGAAACGCAACTTTATCGAAACGGCAACCCGCATCATGCTTGACGCTCCTTACACCAAACCGGACAAGAGTGCATTCGACATCGACTGGATCGGTGTGAAGGCTTCGCAGTTCTCATTCGCCCGTCTGCATAAGGCCGACCCTGTACTGGGCGTAGATATGAGCTCTACAGGTGAAGTAGGCTGCATCGGCGACGACTTCAACGAAGCATTGCTTTCTGCCATGATCGCTGTCGGAAATAGAATCCCGCAGAAGAACGTACTGGTTTCTTCCGGTGCCGCCAAGAGCAAGGCTGAACTGCTGGAACCGTGCCATATGCTGGCAGTCAAAGGTTACAACATCTACGGAACGGCTGGAACGGCTAAATTCTTGAATGAAAACGGCATCTCTGCGACAGCAGTTTGCTGGCCGGACGAACAGGGCGACCTGAACATCATGGATATGTTCAGCAAGCACGTGTTCGAACTGGTTGTCAACATTCCGAAAGACCACAGCAAGCGCGAGCTGACCAATGGCTATAAGATCCGTCGTGCAGCGATCGATCACAACATTCCATTGATCACCAACGCCCGCTTGGCAAGTGCTTTCATCAGCGCTTTCTGTAATATGGACGAAAAAGACATCCAGATTAAGAGCTGGCAGGAATACAAGTAA